One Glycine max cultivar Williams 82 chromosome 3, Glycine_max_v4.0, whole genome shotgun sequence DNA window includes the following coding sequences:
- the LOC100815185 gene encoding non-specific lipid-transfer protein 3-like precursor, giving the protein MASLKVACVVAVMCMVVVAMSAAPMAQAAITCGQVAGDMSPCFSYLRSGGKPSQACCNGVKSLSSAAKTTADRQGACSCLKNLANNMGQSLNAGNAASLPGKCGVNIPYKISTSTNCATIKF; this is encoded by the exons ATGGCTAGCCTCAAGGTTGCATGTGTGGTTGCTGTGATGTGCATGGTTGTGGTGGCCATGAGTGCTGCACCCATGGCACAGGCCGCAATCACGTGCGGGCAGGTCGCCGGCGACATGTCTCCGTGCTTCAGTTATCTTCGAAGCGGCGGAAAACCGTCGCAGGCCTGCTGCAACGGAGTGAAGTCCCTCAGCAGCGCGGCGAAGACCACCGCGGACCGCCAGGGGGCGTGCAGTTGCCTGAAAAACCTTGCCAATAATATGGGACAGAGTTTGAATGCCGGCAACGCAGCCTCTCTCCCTGGCAAATGTGGCGTCAACATCCCTTACAAGATCAGCACCTCCACCAACTGCGCCAC CATCAAGTTCTGA